A genome region from Methanobacterium subterraneum includes the following:
- a CDS encoding potassium channel family protein — protein sequence MFVLLRVLRKSIPLVAKQRLTWILILVLCIIAYGTLGFHFIEGQPWTVSFYWTFVTIGTVGYGDYSPKTTLGMFFTISLIILGIGTFALAIESLVNLIFKRQQMKFMGLINVERSKHVVICGWTESTVECIKEIGKESEVFVLDEDEEVRKNALKNGANFVHGDPTRIKDLEKANVKGAQAVIVDMDSDSKTIHCILSVRKLDQDVRVVAEAQRYENIEQIKLAGANQVISPFVISGRLMYKSIDDGYEAMFVQDVLAEHTSREMREVKISSESQFNGLSLLEADIHERTGIVVVGVGRDGDLVIDPPRNYTLETGDVVLGIGKVEEFEKLENMKVT from the coding sequence ATGTTTGTACTTCTAAGGGTACTCAGAAAAAGCATACCTCTAGTGGCTAAACAGAGGTTGACCTGGATTTTGATCCTGGTCCTCTGTATAATTGCCTACGGCACTCTTGGTTTTCATTTCATTGAAGGCCAACCATGGACTGTGTCTTTTTACTGGACCTTCGTAACTATAGGGACCGTTGGATACGGTGATTACAGCCCTAAAACCACTTTGGGAATGTTTTTCACCATCAGTCTGATTATTCTGGGCATTGGAACCTTTGCCCTGGCAATAGAATCCCTGGTGAACCTGATCTTCAAAAGACAGCAGATGAAATTTATGGGGCTGATAAATGTGGAACGATCAAAACACGTAGTTATTTGTGGATGGACCGAAAGTACTGTGGAGTGTATTAAGGAAATCGGCAAGGAAAGTGAGGTATTTGTGTTAGATGAGGATGAAGAGGTCCGTAAAAATGCTTTGAAAAATGGGGCTAACTTCGTTCATGGTGATCCCACCCGTATCAAGGACCTGGAAAAGGCCAATGTCAAGGGAGCGCAGGCAGTTATCGTGGACATGGACTCTGACTCTAAAACCATCCACTGCATTTTGAGTGTTCGCAAATTAGACCAGGATGTGAGAGTGGTGGCTGAGGCTCAGCGTTATGAGAATATTGAACAGATAAAACTGGCTGGTGCTAACCAGGTTATCTCCCCCTTCGTAATTTCCGGACGTCTCATGTACAAGAGCATTGATGATGGTTATGAGGCAATGTTCGTCCAGGATGTCCTGGCAGAACACACCAGCCGGGAGATGAGGGAAGTTAAAATCAGCTCTGAAAGCCAATTTAACGGTTTAAGCCTTTTAGAAGCAGATATTCATGAGAGAACCGGAATAGTAGTGGTGGGAGTGGGTCGTGACGGGGACTTAGTCATTGACCCCCCACGCAATTACACCTTGGAAACTGGAGATGTGGTACTGGGTATAGGGAAAGTTGAGGAGTTCGAAAAACTGGAAAACATGAAAGTAACCTGA
- a CDS encoding cation-translocating P-type ATPase: MTINELPPEDVYQELNSSQNGLNDKEVAKRLEIYGPNQIEEVKKKPIILKFLANLYQLLALLLWAASILAFLSGTPQLGFAIIAVIIINAVFSFWQEYKAEKALEALKRILPFQAKVIRDGLEKEILSGQLVPGDVLVLEEGDNISADARLVESNQMKVDNSTLTGESRPVRKVAHAKESEGNNLIGTPNIVFAGTSAVAGSGKAVVFATGQDTEFNHIASLTQEISQEASPLQKELSRVTRIIAFIAVLLGIILFAVNHWVVKLPLQVAFIFAIGLTVANVPEGLLPTVTLALAASVQKMARKNALIKRLSSVETLGSTNIICTDKTGTLTKNEMTVSKVWLPFEIIDITGVGYSPEGEFLHKGSPIDHREIRELKLLMRSATFCNDSKLVEPDTAGGKWKILGDPTEAALLVAARKSGFIWEEQLARKPRILELPFDSQRKSMSSIHQDTGKQVAYVKGAPKKIINLSRNISVDGKVRSFSSEEKKRVIAKHDELAASGLRILAMAYRDLPEDYDNYSAQAVERDLTFLGMVAMQDPPRPEVKPAVEDCHKAGIRIIMITGDYGLTAHAIAEEVGIVGKDPCRIIKGKDLNQMDDEELKEVLLSGENVLFARAVPEHKLRIASILESMDEIVAMTGDGVNDAPALRKADIGVAMGITGTDVAKEAADMILTDDNFATIVEAIKEGRTIYENIRKFITYIFSHETAEIVPFVMMVLFRIPLPITVMQILAIDLGTDTVPALALGVGPAESDVMDRPPRPRKERLLNFGVIFQGYIFLGIIEATLVMSGFFWVLMSSGWIWGQQLAFTDPVYMKATSMVFAGIVMAQMGNLLGCQTNRTSVLEVGIFKNKWIPRGILFSVIVLITIIYLPPLQGLFGTAALGLTEWLYLLTFVPIMFLADELRKYRVRKNLK; the protein is encoded by the coding sequence ATGACGATTAACGAACTCCCCCCTGAAGACGTTTACCAGGAATTAAACTCTTCTCAAAATGGTTTGAATGATAAAGAGGTTGCTAAGAGATTAGAAATATATGGACCCAACCAGATTGAGGAAGTTAAAAAGAAGCCGATTATTTTAAAGTTTTTAGCTAATCTTTACCAGTTGCTGGCTTTACTCCTATGGGCAGCCAGTATTCTTGCCTTTTTAAGTGGCACACCCCAGCTTGGTTTTGCAATTATCGCCGTTATTATAATTAATGCTGTTTTTAGTTTCTGGCAAGAGTACAAAGCAGAAAAGGCCCTAGAAGCCCTTAAAAGAATATTACCCTTCCAGGCCAAGGTAATTCGTGATGGCCTGGAAAAGGAGATATTATCGGGCCAGCTGGTTCCGGGTGATGTTTTGGTTCTGGAAGAGGGGGATAACATCTCTGCTGATGCCCGTCTGGTGGAATCCAACCAGATGAAGGTGGATAACTCCACCCTAACTGGTGAATCCCGGCCAGTTCGTAAAGTAGCCCATGCCAAAGAATCGGAAGGTAATAATCTTATTGGAACTCCCAACATAGTTTTTGCAGGTACCAGTGCGGTTGCAGGTTCGGGCAAGGCTGTTGTATTTGCAACTGGACAGGATACCGAGTTCAACCACATTGCCAGCTTGACTCAGGAAATCAGCCAGGAGGCCAGCCCCCTGCAGAAAGAATTGTCCAGGGTTACCCGAATTATCGCTTTTATTGCCGTGCTTCTTGGTATAATCCTCTTCGCAGTGAACCATTGGGTGGTTAAACTACCCCTGCAGGTGGCCTTCATTTTTGCCATAGGATTGACTGTGGCCAACGTGCCGGAGGGACTGCTTCCCACGGTTACCCTGGCACTGGCTGCATCTGTGCAGAAAATGGCGCGTAAAAATGCCCTTATTAAACGTTTATCCAGTGTAGAGACTCTGGGATCCACCAATATCATCTGCACTGACAAAACCGGAACCCTGACCAAGAATGAGATGACAGTAAGTAAGGTCTGGTTGCCCTTTGAGATCATTGACATCACCGGGGTTGGATATTCACCTGAAGGAGAGTTCTTGCACAAGGGTAGCCCTATAGATCACCGGGAAATCCGGGAGCTTAAGCTTCTTATGCGTTCGGCCACCTTTTGCAATGATTCCAAACTGGTGGAACCAGATACCGCCGGAGGGAAGTGGAAGATACTGGGGGATCCTACCGAAGCCGCTCTTCTGGTAGCTGCCCGTAAAAGTGGCTTTATCTGGGAAGAACAGCTGGCCAGGAAACCAAGAATATTAGAGTTGCCCTTTGATTCCCAGCGTAAATCCATGAGCAGCATACACCAAGATACTGGTAAACAGGTAGCTTATGTTAAGGGTGCTCCTAAAAAGATCATTAACCTATCCCGTAACATATCGGTGGATGGAAAGGTACGGTCTTTCTCCAGTGAAGAAAAAAAGAGAGTGATAGCCAAACATGATGAACTAGCTGCTTCTGGCCTGCGTATCCTGGCCATGGCCTACCGGGATCTCCCTGAGGATTATGATAACTACAGTGCCCAGGCTGTGGAACGTGACCTTACCTTCCTGGGTATGGTGGCCATGCAGGATCCACCACGTCCAGAGGTGAAACCAGCAGTGGAAGACTGTCACAAAGCAGGTATCCGTATCATCATGATCACCGGTGACTACGGTCTCACCGCCCATGCCATAGCCGAAGAAGTGGGAATTGTAGGGAAAGACCCCTGCCGGATTATTAAGGGAAAGGATCTCAACCAGATGGATGATGAAGAGCTTAAAGAGGTTTTACTTTCCGGTGAAAACGTTTTATTTGCCCGTGCTGTCCCAGAGCATAAGTTGAGGATCGCCAGTATTCTGGAGAGCATGGACGAAATTGTGGCCATGACTGGAGACGGAGTAAATGATGCCCCAGCCCTTCGAAAGGCAGACATAGGTGTAGCCATGGGTATAACCGGTACTGATGTGGCTAAGGAGGCTGCGGATATGATTCTTACCGATGATAACTTCGCCACCATTGTGGAGGCAATTAAGGAAGGCCGTACCATCTACGAAAACATACGGAAATTCATCACCTACATCTTTTCCCATGAAACCGCGGAGATAGTGCCCTTCGTGATGATGGTCCTTTTCAGAATTCCACTCCCCATTACTGTGATGCAGATCCTGGCCATTGACTTGGGAACAGATACTGTGCCTGCCCTGGCTCTGGGGGTGGGTCCAGCTGAGTCAGATGTCATGGACAGGCCACCTCGGCCACGTAAAGAACGCCTCCTGAACTTTGGAGTTATATTCCAGGGTTATATTTTCCTGGGAATAATAGAAGCAACCCTGGTTATGTCTGGATTTTTCTGGGTTTTAATGAGCAGTGGCTGGATATGGGGGCAGCAACTAGCCTTCACTGACCCAGTTTACATGAAAGCCACCAGCATGGTCTTTGCTGGGATTGTGATGGCCCAGATGGGTAATCTTCTGGGATGTCAAACTAACAGAACTTCGGTACTGGAAGTGGGAATCTTCAAAAACAAGTGGATTCCGAGAGGTATTCTATTTTCAGTGATTGTTCTCATTACTATAATCTATTTACCCCCGTTACAGGGACTTTTCGGAACAGCAGCCCTGGGATTAACAGAATGGCTCTACCTGCTTACCTTCGTGCCCATAATGTTCCTGGCAGATGAACTGCGCAAATACCGGGTTAGAAAAAATCTTAAATAA
- a CDS encoding serine hydrolase domain-containing protein: MLKNIGTVVMLVAAVFLAVVLVILPHNPTMHDKNTPDPIQTPLNPEIPQNNLININTANSAFLNANAYSSTIFHNPNMGNGPVGTYPPDIEKVISLFNSYVENQFKDSLIPGAAVVVVYKDKIVYLKTLGVKKVGESDPINLETIFQIGSCSKAFTATAIASLVDAGIMTWNDTAQQYFPNDNEFVLQDPVAAQEANMRDLLSHRSGMHDKAGNEHVLDFKYDFSEILYRMRYIAAQSEFRTKYAYNNIMFSLAGQSSARAASTTWPQLIKEKIYQPLNMDYSVVTYQEFVDNPNHSGTHVIYNGVAYYVDPLNLDAMGPAGSLSCSVDDMGNWLQFQLNNGVFNGQQVVSSQSLAETRTPQILVESNPNMETWYALGWTVVYTQGRTFIAHAGSTRLSSAYTLLLPSEELGVVVMANEATFGQDFCVDIASELISIYSQTRVVPFPVLPKRWEGLLWKHCPSYHQPLTPCPMQLITTLVLIILIIMVTFGWRNLTTPV, from the coding sequence TTGTTAAAAAATATTGGAACAGTTGTGATGTTGGTTGCCGCGGTTTTTCTAGCTGTGGTTCTTGTGATATTACCCCACAACCCAACCATGCATGATAAAAACACCCCTGATCCAATTCAAACACCCCTTAACCCAGAAATCCCCCAAAATAATCTTATTAATATAAATACTGCTAATTCTGCTTTCTTGAATGCGAATGCATACTCTTCAACCATTTTCCACAACCCCAACATGGGAAATGGGCCTGTTGGTACTTACCCCCCAGATATTGAAAAGGTTATCAGTTTATTCAATTCCTACGTTGAAAACCAATTCAAAGATAGTCTCATCCCCGGAGCAGCCGTGGTGGTAGTCTACAAGGACAAAATAGTGTACCTGAAGACTTTAGGGGTGAAAAAGGTAGGTGAATCTGATCCCATTAACTTGGAAACCATCTTCCAAATTGGTTCCTGTTCCAAGGCCTTCACCGCCACGGCAATAGCATCCCTGGTCGATGCCGGAATAATGACTTGGAATGACACTGCCCAACAGTATTTCCCTAATGATAACGAGTTCGTACTGCAGGATCCCGTGGCCGCCCAGGAAGCCAATATGAGGGATCTACTCTCCCACCGAAGTGGCATGCATGATAAAGCCGGTAACGAACACGTTCTGGACTTCAAGTACGATTTCAGTGAAATTCTCTACCGTATGAGATATATAGCTGCGCAGAGTGAGTTTAGAACTAAATATGCCTATAACAACATTATGTTTTCCCTTGCAGGCCAATCCTCTGCCCGGGCAGCATCCACCACTTGGCCCCAGTTAATAAAGGAAAAGATTTACCAGCCCCTTAATATGGATTACAGTGTGGTGACTTATCAGGAGTTTGTTGATAATCCCAACCATTCCGGCACCCATGTCATATATAATGGAGTGGCTTACTACGTTGATCCTCTTAATCTAGATGCCATGGGTCCTGCTGGGAGTTTAAGCTGTTCAGTGGATGATATGGGCAACTGGCTCCAGTTCCAACTTAACAACGGGGTTTTTAATGGGCAACAGGTAGTTTCATCCCAGTCCCTGGCTGAAACTCGCACCCCCCAAATACTGGTTGAATCCAATCCCAACATGGAGACCTGGTATGCCCTGGGGTGGACTGTGGTTTACACCCAGGGCAGGACATTCATAGCCCATGCAGGGTCCACCCGGCTATCTTCAGCTTACACCCTTCTGCTTCCTTCTGAAGAGTTAGGTGTGGTGGTTATGGCCAATGAGGCCACTTTTGGCCAGGATTTCTGTGTGGATATTGCCAGTGAACTGATATCCATATACTCCCAGACCAGGGTGGTTCCCTTTCCAGTTCTCCCGAAGAGATGGGAGGGACTCCTGTGGAAACACTGCCCATCTTATCATCAACCACTGACCCCCTGCCCTATGCAATTGATAACTACGTTGGTACTTATTATTCTGATTATTATGGTAACGTTCGGGTGGAGAAATTTAACGACACCTGTCTAA